From a single Nocardioides sp. dk884 genomic region:
- a CDS encoding Ig-like domain repeat protein, with the protein MYTHLGARHRTSHVALIAVLGLLLALAPGLSGAAARADSTLVDLARVQHANTGAYILQRVEPTGLGREWEALGLARSDVDAEEWLDAYYANLVEDVVEKDGKLGPATTYERVIIALSAMGKDVTDVGGHNLLTGLADMSTMGALNSAVYGLLALDTLGHQIPEVAGATDPTTRQKLVERVLALEINGGGWAFSGSTPDPDMTGMALQALARYADQPAVAAAVERGVSRLSDIQRPSGGFASYGKESAESTTQVIVALTALRIDPLTDPRFAKDGGNPVSALTSYYVEGGGFWYSKPGAASGMSTAQGFYGLTDYLRFVDGKPGLYVMDVVDPEVTVTTLAASSPRPGVVSLAAQVTGAGATGTVEFSEAGSKVGDAVLVGGRATLQLTGVAAGEHTYTATFLPLSSAFKGSSGTGSVVVSQVAAQPVPSQTTGPQVQVKPRAVVLKAGVRAGVAVSKGQVRFVVRKGGEKLVTRSARVDARGFATVTIKKPVLRRALQGAKLRGTYRVVVRYLGSTEVKRSSSSGTFRI; encoded by the coding sequence ATGTACACCCACCTCGGTGCGAGGCACCGCACCTCACATGTCGCCCTGATCGCGGTCCTCGGACTGCTTCTCGCGCTCGCCCCCGGGCTCTCCGGTGCTGCCGCCCGGGCAGACTCCACGCTGGTGGACCTCGCCCGGGTCCAGCACGCGAATACCGGCGCCTACATCCTCCAGCGCGTCGAGCCCACGGGGCTCGGCCGGGAGTGGGAGGCGCTCGGTCTCGCACGCAGCGACGTCGACGCCGAGGAGTGGCTCGATGCGTACTACGCCAACCTGGTGGAGGACGTCGTCGAGAAGGACGGCAAGCTGGGGCCGGCCACGACGTACGAGCGCGTGATCATCGCGCTGAGCGCGATGGGCAAGGACGTCACGGACGTCGGCGGCCACAACCTGCTCACGGGCCTGGCCGACATGTCCACGATGGGCGCCCTCAACTCGGCCGTCTACGGCCTGCTCGCCCTCGACACCCTCGGCCACCAGATCCCCGAGGTCGCCGGAGCCACGGACCCCACGACGCGGCAGAAGCTGGTCGAGCGAGTGCTCGCACTCGAGATCAACGGTGGTGGCTGGGCCTTCTCCGGGTCGACGCCCGACCCGGACATGACGGGTATGGCCCTCCAGGCGCTGGCGCGGTACGCCGACCAGCCCGCCGTCGCGGCCGCCGTGGAGCGCGGTGTCTCGAGGCTGTCCGACATCCAGCGCCCCAGCGGGGGCTTCGCCAGCTACGGCAAGGAATCCGCCGAGAGCACCACCCAGGTGATCGTGGCCCTCACCGCCCTGCGGATCGACCCCCTCACCGATCCGCGGTTCGCGAAGGACGGGGGCAACCCGGTCAGCGCACTCACGTCGTACTACGTCGAGGGCGGGGGCTTCTGGTACTCCAAGCCGGGCGCCGCGAGCGGGATGTCCACCGCGCAGGGGTTCTACGGGCTCACCGACTACCTCCGCTTCGTCGACGGCAAGCCGGGCCTCTACGTCATGGACGTCGTCGACCCCGAGGTGACCGTCACGACGCTCGCGGCGTCGTCGCCGCGGCCCGGCGTGGTCTCGCTCGCGGCCCAGGTCACCGGTGCGGGCGCCACGGGCACGGTCGAGTTCTCCGAAGCAGGAAGCAAGGTCGGTGACGCGGTCCTGGTCGGCGGCCGGGCAACCCTCCAGCTGACCGGCGTGGCGGCGGGCGAGCACACCTACACGGCGACCTTCCTCCCGCTGAGCTCGGCCTTCAAGGGCTCCTCCGGCACGGGGAGCGTCGTCGTGTCGCAGGTCGCGGCACAGCCGGTCCCCTCCCAGACCACCGGCCCCCAGGTCCAGGTCAAGCCCCGGGCGGTCGTCCTGAAGGCCGGCGTGCGCGCTGGTGTGGCCGTCTCGAAGGGCCAGGTGCGCTTCGTCGTCCGCAAGGGCGGCGAGAAGCTCGTGACGAGGAGCGCCCGGGTGGACGCGCGTGGCTTCGCGACCGTCACGATCAAGAAGCCCGTCCTGCGCAGGGCGCTCCAGGGCGCGAAGCTCCGAGGGACGTACCGCGTGGTCGTGCGCTACCTCGGCAGCACCGAGGTGAAGCGATCGAGCAGCTCCGGGACCTTCCGGATCTGA
- a CDS encoding ribonucleotide reductase N-terminal alpha domain-containing protein, whose product MTNKNWETLSAERKALQAAETVPAFMTTAGYAMVKAKYTVAGQSVRERYETIARTAGVLADEMYPREDGRPWTELFFEAIWNGWLSPSTPVLANLGTTRGLPVSCEGSYIEDSVWGFYETLKEAAILSQNGFGTSAYLGDIRPRGASFGDNGKANGVVPVFCNFAEMTNQISQGATRRGSWAGYLPVDHPDFHELADLIYREPANKNVGWIFTQAFIDRMLAGDKDALERYQRVLKIRVVLGKGYIWKVDTVNAHQTESYRAHGLENKASNLCSEITLFSDEEHSYTCVLSSLNLATYDEWRDRDTAYVATVFLDAVAEAFLRRARQIRGLERAVRYTEKARSLGLGVMGYHDYLQRHSVPFESEKAAALNIEIFEHIHARADAASRWMGEKAGVPAWCVGRRNSHLMAVAPTMSTAVIVGGTSQGIEPYVANVWNQTTSAGEMPRANGNLVRLMKDRGVYDQASITDIIDHGGSVQHVGWLDEHEKDVFKTGYEIDQEILLDRAADRQAHIDQAQSLNLFFPADASPHYISKVHKKALLDPGIKSLYYLRSRAGIQASKQK is encoded by the coding sequence ATGACCAACAAGAACTGGGAGACCCTCTCCGCCGAGCGCAAGGCGCTGCAGGCAGCCGAGACCGTCCCCGCCTTCATGACCACCGCCGGCTACGCCATGGTCAAGGCCAAGTACACCGTGGCCGGGCAGAGCGTGCGGGAGCGCTACGAGACGATCGCGCGCACGGCCGGCGTCCTCGCCGACGAGATGTACCCCCGCGAGGACGGGCGCCCCTGGACCGAGCTGTTCTTCGAGGCGATCTGGAACGGCTGGCTCTCGCCCTCCACGCCCGTGCTGGCCAACCTGGGCACCACCCGAGGTCTCCCGGTCTCGTGCGAGGGGTCCTACATCGAGGACTCGGTGTGGGGCTTCTACGAGACCCTCAAGGAAGCCGCGATCCTTTCCCAGAACGGGTTCGGCACCTCCGCCTACCTGGGCGACATCCGCCCGCGCGGCGCCAGCTTCGGCGACAACGGCAAGGCCAACGGCGTGGTCCCGGTGTTCTGCAACTTCGCCGAGATGACCAACCAGATCAGTCAGGGCGCCACCCGCCGCGGCTCCTGGGCCGGGTACCTCCCGGTCGACCACCCCGACTTCCACGAGCTCGCCGACCTCATCTACCGCGAGCCGGCCAACAAGAACGTCGGGTGGATCTTCACCCAGGCCTTCATCGATCGGATGCTCGCCGGCGACAAGGACGCCCTCGAGCGCTACCAGCGGGTCTTGAAGATCCGCGTCGTGCTGGGCAAGGGCTACATCTGGAAGGTCGACACCGTCAACGCCCACCAGACCGAGTCCTACCGAGCCCACGGCCTGGAGAACAAGGCCTCCAACCTGTGCTCGGAGATCACCCTGTTCAGCGACGAGGAGCATTCCTACACCTGTGTGCTCTCCTCGCTGAACCTGGCGACGTACGACGAGTGGCGAGACCGCGACACGGCGTACGTCGCGACCGTCTTCCTCGACGCGGTGGCCGAGGCGTTCCTGCGACGGGCGCGCCAGATCCGCGGCTTGGAGCGCGCGGTGCGCTACACCGAGAAGGCCCGCAGCCTCGGGCTGGGCGTCATGGGCTACCACGACTACCTGCAGCGGCACTCCGTCCCGTTCGAGTCCGAGAAGGCGGCGGCGCTCAACATCGAGATCTTCGAGCACATCCACGCCCGCGCCGACGCCGCCTCGCGCTGGATGGGCGAGAAGGCCGGCGTCCCCGCGTGGTGCGTCGGCCGCCGCAACTCGCACCTGATGGCCGTCGCGCCGACGATGAGCACCGCGGTGATCGTCGGCGGCACCAGCCAGGGCATCGAGCCCTACGTCGCCAACGTCTGGAACCAGACCACCTCGGCCGGCGAGATGCCCCGCGCGAACGGCAACCTGGTCCGGCTCATGAAGGACCGCGGCGTCTACGACCAGGCCAGCATCACCGACATCATCGATCACGGCGGTTCGGTGCAGCACGTCGGCTGGCTCGACGAGCACGAGAAGGACGTCTTCAAGACCGGCTACGAGATCGACCAGGAGATCCTGCTCGATCGCGCCGCCGACCGACAGGCGCACATCGACCAGGCGCAGTCCCTGAACCTGTTCTTCCCCGCCGACGCGTCTCCGCACTACATCAGCAAGGTCCACAAGAAGGCTCTTCTCGACCCGGGCATCAAGAGCCTCTACTACCTGCGCTCCCGTGCCGGGATCCAGGCCAGCAAGCAGAAGTAG
- a CDS encoding ribonucleotide-diphosphate reductase subunit beta translates to MIDTTGLPIRTEKSAYVFDYPQAEDLAKKQRSIFWTAEEIPVANDKQDFLVTMTEAEQAAVKTTLKLFTIYELILGGEVWGDRIFHAFPRPEIQMMSNAFSFAELNMHAPFYAKLNQVLMIDTEEFYSSYKNDPVLAERIQFVWDAIADDDLLYALSVFTLMENCVLYSNFAFLKHFQSGGKNLLQNVVSGINFSARDENLHATGGAWLFRTTLEEYERSVSPATFQAERDALFDRVRAVADYVYAHEQRIVEMLFAHGPIPGIEQADLETFVKSRVNLTLDSMGMEPLFEIADNPVAEWFYSGINGTQFHDFFQVTGNEYNRTIGEMEFVF, encoded by the coding sequence ATGATCGACACCACTGGTCTACCGATCCGGACCGAGAAGTCGGCCTACGTATTCGACTACCCCCAAGCCGAGGACCTGGCGAAGAAGCAGCGGAGCATCTTCTGGACCGCTGAGGAGATCCCGGTCGCCAACGACAAGCAGGACTTCCTGGTCACGATGACCGAGGCCGAGCAGGCGGCCGTCAAGACCACCCTCAAGCTGTTCACGATCTATGAGCTGATTCTCGGCGGCGAGGTGTGGGGGGACCGGATCTTCCACGCGTTCCCGCGTCCGGAGATCCAGATGATGAGCAACGCGTTCTCGTTCGCCGAGCTCAACATGCACGCGCCGTTCTACGCGAAGCTCAACCAGGTGCTGATGATCGACACCGAGGAGTTCTACAGCTCCTACAAGAACGACCCGGTGCTGGCCGAGCGCATCCAGTTCGTCTGGGACGCGATCGCCGACGACGACCTCCTCTACGCGCTCAGCGTCTTCACGCTGATGGAGAACTGCGTCCTGTACTCGAACTTCGCCTTCCTCAAGCACTTCCAGTCCGGGGGCAAGAACCTGCTGCAGAACGTCGTGAGCGGCATCAACTTCTCCGCCCGCGACGAGAACCTGCACGCGACCGGCGGGGCGTGGCTGTTCCGCACCACCCTGGAGGAGTACGAGCGCTCCGTCTCGCCGGCGACGTTCCAGGCCGAGCGCGATGCGTTGTTCGACCGCGTCCGCGCGGTGGCGGACTACGTCTACGCCCACGAGCAGCGCATCGTCGAGATGCTCTTCGCTCACGGCCCCATCCCGGGCATCGAGCAGGCCGACCTGGAGACGTTCGTGAAGTCCCGGGTGAACCTCACGCTGGACAGCATGGGGATGGAGCCGCTGTTCGAGATCGCGGACAACCCGGTCGCCGAGTGGTTCTACAGCGGCATCAACGGCACCCAGTTCCACGACTTCTTCCAGGTGACCGGCAACGAGTACAACCGCACGATCGGTGAGATGGAGTTCGTGTTCTGA
- the mobF gene encoding MobF family relaxase, translated as MSLHKLTAGSGYDYLTRQVAAMDATDKGHTGLASYYTEKGESPGAWVGSGLASIEGLSAGDVVTADHMQSLFGSGHHPLATQRTKELDQRTGSDEARRPTSSDYKTAVRLGTPYKVYAGDISPFRVEVAKRIAALNQSSGLSGDWSVPAAERAKIRTEVAAEFFRAEHGRDPGDARELAATIAKHSRPKTNAVAGYDLTFSPVKSVSVLWAISDPRTAAVIERAHQAALKDALDFIESSALFTRRGTNGVRQVDVRGLVATAFTHRDSRAGDPDLHTHVAVANKVQTLDGTWLAIDGRPLHKAVVSASETYNTALERHLVDALGVRFEERPNEDARKRSVREIVGVDPALNRRFSKRRLDVEDRRKVLAATFQSAHGRPPTPVETIQLSQQATLETREAKHEPRSLAEQREAWHREAVEVLGTPHRVKQMVHGALNPTGAARSAADAAWFAKTTDRIVATMEGGRSTWQYWHVYAEAQRQIRAADVPTNQVSGVVDLLVSEVLEGRSVSMARPWDTISEPVELRRADGSSVYTQAGADLFTSRRVLAAEQRLVHAAGRHDGYAVEASSVDLALLESTANGITLNAGQATLVREMATSGARLQLAIAPAGSGKTTAMRALASAWSDGGGTIIGLAPSAAAADALRISMGSQSGTLTDTLAKLTHSLEQARQTGTAMPDWVAGIDSSTLVVIDEAGMADTLSLDAAVSYILERGGSVRLIGDDQQLSAIGAGGVLRDIRATRGALQLGELVRFTDPAEGAASLALRAGKSEALGFYLDRDRVHVGDLTTMTEEVFAAWQADRAAGRDSIMLAPTRDLVSDLNRRARAHRLDGIGPAEAASSGPVRRLADGNEASLGELIITRENDRRLRTSATDWVKNGDRWIVLVIHDGGDLSVQHTQHGRTVRLRSDYVAKATELGYACTVHTAQGVTTDTMHALATGTESRQQLYTMMTRGAHANHVYLEVVGDGDPHSVIHPTLVQPLTPTDILESMLARDDAQRSATSLIREHADPATRLGEASQRYLDGLYVAAEDLLRHQSTTGVDGTTVNVVDALDIAVESLAPGLSDEAAWPTLRAHLLLLGAAGENPVEALRAAASDRELESARDRAAVLDWRLDASGMRNAGAGPLPWMPGIPVRLAEDPHWGAYLSQRAHLVEQLAEQVHTRAGEQSALPVWAQNGLRPEAATVADVEVWRAAMQVPVDDRRPTGAPQLQKASATWQRRLNRAVSGDHTPALAEWGRLLYSIAPQVRGDEFTPLLAERLAAMSRAGVTAHELLRTAAAPDHPSGPLPDEHASAALWWRMARHLTPAAAAQIGDGPHGENVTTDWAPGLADLFGPERAANIQASTWWPALVTNVDHALQRGWQVEALLGASRALPSDGGDDIDECQTLVCRTSISLKTTPDEQTHEYHFEDPPADMWEGIEPKESVFVDQPDGALWPPPEDPSTDLEPPIDTVDEQQIDVLEEDQVDADEDQYAESDLTLAAYLRDLGGTRLGPTEADIRLMCQRAEEWRSSPVTRGRMVEINELTQAFFEARFTDSWGRDYLTGRFGVDLAGDERFRPGQAPAGWTNLVDHLRGRGVSDTEMLATGVAVEASTGRLIDRFRDRVMFPVTHHGEVLGFVGRRRPDITDDDKAGPKYLNTADTPLFHKGAQLFGVVDELLAEGAVPVIVEGPTDTVAVTIASAGLYLGVAPLGTSLTKEQAAQLAAVGRDPIVATDPDLAGQVAAERDFWMLTPHGMDPGYARFPDGLDPADLLAQRGPAALSAAVASGQPAFRSLGDQLLTERLDNLGAEQARVAAMRVISARPSRAWELGVSQARARLQLPHLEARRDLRDAVKTWDADPRKAALAELHTSSQVRARLAAAADKTPAERWAPLARELDPRLLDQGDWPATAAMLQRAHEHGHDVVASTRAIVTETPLGDSPARDLRYRIVSRLGMPIDATPPLDNPATRQPEGERYPWPSPPTDRRMPPTSRR; from the coding sequence ATGAGCCTCCACAAGCTGACGGCGGGGTCGGGGTACGACTACTTGACCCGCCAGGTCGCAGCGATGGACGCCACCGACAAGGGCCACACCGGCCTGGCGAGCTACTACACCGAGAAGGGCGAGTCCCCCGGCGCGTGGGTCGGCTCGGGCCTGGCGAGCATCGAGGGACTCTCTGCCGGCGACGTCGTCACCGCCGATCACATGCAGAGCCTGTTCGGCTCCGGCCACCACCCGCTGGCCACCCAGCGGACCAAGGAGCTGGACCAGCGGACCGGCAGCGATGAGGCCCGGCGGCCGACCAGTTCGGACTACAAGACCGCGGTCCGGCTCGGCACCCCGTACAAGGTCTACGCCGGCGACATCAGCCCGTTCCGGGTCGAGGTCGCCAAACGCATAGCGGCCCTCAACCAGTCCTCCGGCCTGTCTGGGGACTGGTCGGTTCCCGCGGCCGAACGGGCCAAGATCCGCACCGAGGTGGCTGCGGAGTTCTTCCGTGCCGAGCACGGCCGCGACCCCGGCGATGCCCGCGAGCTCGCCGCGACGATCGCGAAGCACTCCCGGCCCAAGACCAACGCGGTTGCCGGCTACGACCTGACCTTCTCACCGGTCAAGAGCGTCTCGGTGCTGTGGGCGATCTCCGACCCGCGGACCGCCGCGGTGATCGAGCGGGCACACCAGGCAGCGCTCAAGGACGCGCTGGACTTCATCGAATCCAGCGCACTGTTCACTCGCCGGGGCACCAACGGCGTTCGCCAGGTCGACGTCCGTGGCCTGGTCGCCACCGCGTTCACCCACCGGGACTCCCGGGCCGGCGACCCCGACCTGCACACGCACGTTGCCGTGGCCAACAAGGTCCAGACCCTCGATGGCACGTGGCTGGCCATCGACGGTCGGCCGCTGCACAAGGCGGTCGTCTCGGCCTCGGAGACCTACAACACCGCGCTCGAGCGGCACCTGGTCGACGCCCTCGGCGTCCGGTTCGAGGAGCGCCCGAACGAGGACGCCCGCAAGCGGTCGGTGCGTGAGATCGTCGGCGTCGACCCTGCGCTGAATCGCCGCTTCTCCAAGCGCCGCCTCGACGTCGAGGACCGCCGCAAGGTCCTCGCGGCCACGTTCCAGTCTGCCCACGGCCGCCCGCCGACCCCGGTCGAGACCATCCAGCTGTCCCAGCAGGCGACGCTGGAGACCCGCGAGGCCAAGCACGAGCCCCGCTCGCTGGCCGAGCAGCGCGAGGCCTGGCACCGCGAGGCGGTCGAGGTGCTCGGCACCCCGCATCGGGTCAAGCAGATGGTGCACGGCGCCCTCAACCCGACGGGTGCGGCCCGCTCCGCCGCCGACGCGGCTTGGTTCGCCAAGACCACCGACCGCATCGTGGCGACGATGGAGGGCGGCCGGAGCACGTGGCAGTACTGGCACGTCTACGCAGAGGCCCAGCGGCAGATCCGGGCCGCCGACGTGCCCACCAACCAGGTCTCCGGGGTGGTCGACCTGCTGGTCAGCGAGGTCCTTGAGGGCCGCTCGGTGAGCATGGCCCGCCCCTGGGACACCATCAGCGAGCCGGTCGAGCTGCGCCGCGCGGACGGGTCCTCGGTCTACACCCAGGCCGGGGCCGACCTGTTCACCTCACGCAGGGTGCTGGCGGCCGAGCAGCGCCTGGTCCACGCCGCCGGCCGCCATGACGGGTACGCCGTCGAGGCGTCCTCGGTCGACCTGGCGCTGCTGGAGTCGACCGCCAACGGCATCACCCTCAACGCCGGACAGGCCACGCTGGTGCGCGAGATGGCCACCTCGGGCGCCAGGCTCCAGTTGGCGATCGCCCCCGCCGGATCGGGCAAGACCACGGCGATGCGCGCCCTGGCCAGCGCGTGGAGCGACGGCGGCGGCACCATCATCGGCCTGGCTCCCTCGGCGGCGGCCGCGGACGCCCTCCGCATCTCCATGGGCTCCCAGAGCGGCACCCTGACCGACACCCTGGCCAAGCTCACGCACTCCCTTGAACAGGCCAGGCAGACCGGCACGGCGATGCCGGACTGGGTGGCCGGCATCGACTCCTCGACGCTCGTGGTGATCGACGAGGCCGGCATGGCCGACACCCTTTCCCTGGACGCCGCGGTCTCCTACATCCTCGAGCGCGGTGGCAGCGTTCGCCTGATCGGTGATGACCAGCAGCTCTCCGCGATCGGCGCCGGCGGCGTGCTGCGCGACATCCGAGCCACCCGCGGCGCGCTGCAGCTGGGCGAGCTCGTCCGGTTCACCGACCCCGCCGAGGGCGCAGCGTCGCTGGCCCTGCGCGCGGGCAAGAGCGAGGCGCTCGGCTTCTACCTCGACCGCGACCGAGTTCACGTCGGCGACCTAACGACCATGACCGAGGAGGTCTTCGCCGCCTGGCAGGCCGACCGCGCCGCCGGCCGGGACTCGATCATGCTCGCCCCGACCCGCGACCTGGTCAGCGACCTGAACCGGCGGGCCCGCGCTCACCGCCTGGACGGGATCGGTCCGGCCGAGGCCGCCAGCAGCGGACCGGTGCGGCGGCTCGCCGACGGCAACGAGGCGTCGCTCGGCGAGCTGATCATCACCCGCGAGAACGACCGCCGGCTGCGCACCTCGGCCACCGACTGGGTGAAGAACGGTGACCGCTGGATCGTCCTGGTGATCCACGACGGCGGCGACCTGAGCGTCCAGCACACCCAGCACGGCCGCACCGTGCGACTGCGAAGTGACTATGTCGCCAAGGCCACCGAGCTCGGCTACGCGTGCACCGTGCACACCGCCCAGGGCGTCACCACCGACACGATGCACGCCCTGGCCACCGGCACCGAGTCGCGCCAGCAGCTCTACACGATGATGACCCGGGGAGCGCACGCCAACCACGTGTACCTCGAGGTTGTCGGTGACGGCGACCCGCACTCGGTGATCCACCCGACCTTGGTCCAGCCGCTCACCCCCACCGACATCCTCGAGTCGATGCTGGCCCGCGACGACGCGCAGCGGTCCGCAACCAGCCTGATCCGCGAGCACGCCGACCCGGCCACCCGGCTCGGTGAGGCCTCCCAGCGCTACCTCGACGGCCTCTACGTCGCGGCCGAGGACCTGTTACGCCACCAGTCCACGACCGGCGTCGACGGCACCACGGTCAACGTGGTGGACGCGCTGGACATCGCCGTCGAGTCACTGGCCCCTGGGTTGTCGGATGAGGCCGCCTGGCCGACCCTGCGCGCCCATCTGCTGCTCCTCGGCGCGGCTGGCGAGAACCCCGTCGAAGCGCTCCGCGCCGCCGCCAGTGATCGGGAGCTGGAGAGCGCACGCGACCGGGCCGCGGTCCTGGACTGGCGCCTCGACGCCTCGGGGATGCGCAACGCGGGCGCCGGCCCGCTGCCGTGGATGCCCGGGATCCCGGTGCGTCTGGCCGAGGACCCGCACTGGGGTGCCTACCTCTCCCAGCGCGCGCACCTGGTCGAGCAGCTCGCCGAGCAGGTCCACACCCGCGCCGGCGAGCAGTCCGCGCTGCCGGTGTGGGCGCAGAACGGGCTCCGCCCCGAGGCCGCCACGGTGGCCGACGTCGAGGTCTGGCGCGCAGCCATGCAGGTCCCCGTCGACGACCGGCGACCGACCGGCGCACCGCAGCTGCAGAAGGCGTCAGCGACGTGGCAGCGGCGCCTCAACCGGGCCGTGAGCGGTGACCACACGCCGGCGCTCGCGGAATGGGGCCGGCTGCTCTACTCGATCGCTCCTCAGGTCCGCGGCGACGAGTTCACCCCGCTCCTGGCCGAGCGACTGGCCGCGATGTCGCGTGCCGGCGTCACGGCCCACGAGCTGCTGCGCACCGCCGCCGCACCCGACCATCCGTCGGGCCCGCTGCCCGACGAGCACGCCTCAGCCGCGCTGTGGTGGCGCATGGCCCGGCACCTCACACCCGCGGCCGCCGCCCAGATCGGCGACGGCCCCCACGGCGAGAACGTCACCACCGACTGGGCTCCGGGGCTCGCGGACCTCTTCGGTCCCGAGCGGGCCGCGAACATTCAGGCCAGTACCTGGTGGCCCGCACTGGTCACCAACGTCGACCACGCCCTGCAGCGCGGCTGGCAGGTCGAGGCCCTGCTCGGCGCCAGCCGGGCGCTGCCTAGCGACGGCGGGGATGACATCGACGAGTGCCAGACGCTGGTCTGTCGGACCTCGATCTCCCTGAAAACCACTCCCGACGAGCAGACGCACGAGTACCACTTCGAGGACCCGCCCGCAGACATGTGGGAGGGCATCGAGCCGAAGGAGTCGGTGTTCGTCGACCAGCCCGACGGCGCCCTCTGGCCGCCTCCCGAGGACCCCAGCACCGACCTCGAGCCTCCCATCGACACGGTCGACGAGCAGCAGATCGACGTGCTCGAGGAGGACCAGGTCGACGCGGACGAGGACCAGTACGCCGAGAGCGACCTGACGCTGGCCGCCTACCTCCGCGACCTCGGAGGCACCCGACTGGGGCCCACCGAGGCCGACATCCGGCTCATGTGCCAGCGGGCCGAGGAGTGGCGCTCCTCCCCCGTTACGCGTGGGCGCATGGTCGAGATCAACGAACTCACCCAGGCCTTCTTCGAGGCCCGGTTCACCGACTCCTGGGGTCGCGACTACCTCACCGGCCGGTTCGGCGTCGACCTCGCCGGCGACGAGCGGTTCCGCCCCGGTCAGGCTCCGGCCGGGTGGACCAACCTGGTCGACCACCTGCGCGGCCGCGGCGTCAGCGACACCGAGATGCTCGCCACCGGCGTCGCTGTGGAGGCCAGCACCGGCCGCCTCATCGACCGATTCCGCGACCGCGTGATGTTCCCGGTGACCCACCACGGCGAGGTGCTCGGCTTCGTCGGCCGCCGACGCCCAGACATCACCGACGACGACAAGGCCGGACCCAAGTACCTCAACACCGCCGACACCCCCCTGTTCCACAAGGGCGCGCAACTGTTCGGCGTCGTCGACGAACTACTCGCCGAGGGCGCCGTCCCGGTGATCGTCGAGGGCCCGACGGACACGGTCGCCGTCACGATCGCCAGCGCCGGCCTCTACCTCGGCGTTGCCCCGCTCGGCACGTCCCTGACCAAGGAGCAGGCCGCCCAACTGGCCGCCGTGGGCCGCGACCCGATCGTGGCCACCGACCCCGATCTCGCGGGCCAGGTCGCCGCCGAGCGCGACTTCTGGATGCTCACCCCGCACGGCATGGACCCCGGCTACGCCCGGTTCCCCGACGGACTCGACCCCGCCGACCTGCTCGCTCAGCGCGGCCCGGCCGCGCTCAGCGCCGCGGTGGCCAGCGGCCAACCCGCCTTCCGGTCCTTGGGCGACCAGCTCCTCACCGAACGGCTCGACAACCTCGGCGCCGAGCAGGCAAGGGTGGCCGCCATGCGGGTCATCTCGGCACGTCCTAGCCGGGCCTGGGAGCTGGGCGTCTCCCAGGCGCGGGCACGGCTGCAACTTCCCCACCTGGAGGCCCGCCGGGACCTGCGGGACGCGGTCAAGACGTGGGACGCCGACCCCCGGAAGGCGGCCCTGGCCGAGCTGCACACGAGTAGCCAGGTGCGCGCCCGGCTCGCGGCCGCGGCCGACAAGACGCCCGCCGAGCGGTGGGCACCGCTGGCCCGCGAGCTCGACCCGCGCCTGCTCGACCAGGGCGACTGGCCGGCCACCGCAGCGATGCTGCAGCGGGCCCACGAGCACGGTCACGACGTCGTCGCCTCCACCCGCGCGATCGTCACCGAGACACCCCTGGGCGACAGCCCCGCACGCGACCTCCGCTACCGGATCGTCTCCCGTCTAGGGATGCCAATCGACGCAACCCCGCCGCTCGATAATCCCGCGACCCGCCAGCCCGAAGGAGAGCGCTATCCCTGGCCGAGTCCGCCCACGGATCGCCGCATGCCACCGACCAGTCGGCGATGA